In Halogranum gelatinilyticum, the DNA window TCCGGTGCCGACGAACGCCAGGCCCAGCCGTCGTAGATGTGGACCTTGTCGGTTCCTTTCTCACGCAGCCGTAGCTCGATCCGATCCGCGTCGTCCTCGGAGCTCGCGGGCTCGAGTCGGCGCGCCGCTTTGAGTGCTGCCTGCCGGGGAGTGTTTCCCGAATACTCGTGTTCTTCGTCGCCGTTCTCGTCTCGCAGTGCGAAGTTTCGCTTACCGTCTTCTCGTACCATGGTTTGGTCCTCTATGGCATGTGAACACACAGTAGAGTATAAATATATCGGCGAAATGATGACAATCCGGCGATACTGTTTTATACTGCAGTGGTCTCTTCGTTCGGTTTGTGACGCAAGTCGGAACCCCGGACAATCGGGAGAACGGAGAGACGAGGCGCACGGAGGTAAACAACACTTATGTATATCCTACGGCGAACTTCCGGTAGACAACCCCGATGGTTCGGAAAAAGAAGCTCAGTCCGAGTGGCGCGAAAGACGAGAACGGTGAATACCACAACGTTCACCTCAACCTCCACGAGGACGAACTCGCTGTCGCCGGTATGGAGATCGGTGACGAGGTGTTCGTTCGCGTCCGCGACGGCAAGATCATCATCCAGAAGGCCGACCCGGACGACGTCGAACACGACTTCTGAGCTCACTCCCTTGTGCGGCACAGCCGATGGCTGGAGCGGCCGCTCCGTCGGGTTAATAGCGGTCGAGTGATTCTGCCCGCCTAATGAGCCTCTACGACCTCGCGAAGCCAGCGCTTTTCGCGTTGCCACCGGAAACCGCACATCTCGCGGTCCACCGGTTACTCCGAGCCGCCCAACACACACCAGCCGAGGGCGCAGTCCGCCGCCGCTACAGCGTTGACGACGAGCGGCTCGCCGTCGACCGCTTCGGGCTCTCCTTCGACAACCCCGTCGGCGTCGCCGCCGGCTTCGACAAGAACGCCGAGATACCCTCGGTGCTCACCGCGCTCGGCTTCGGTCACGTCGAGATCGGTGCCGTCACCGCGGAGCGACAGTCCGGTAACCCCCGGCCACGGATGTTCCGGCTCCGCGACGACGAGGCACTCATCAACCGGATGGGCTTCAACAACGAGGGTGCCGACCGAATCGGTGACCGGCTCGACAGCGAACCGCTCCCCGATGCCCCGCTCGGCATCAACATCGGGAAGTCGAAGGTCACCCCACTGGAGGAGGCCGCAGACGACTATCTCTACACCTACGAACGCGTCGCCGACGCGGGCGACTACTTCGTCGTCAACGTCTCCAGTCCGAACACGCCCGGTCTCCGCTCACTCCAGAACCGCGAGTCGTTGGAGGAGATCTTCGGAACACTGCAGGACGCCGGTGCCTCGCCACTGCTCGTCAAACTCTCGCCGGACCTGTCGGGGGGAGCCATCGAGGACGCCTTGGCCGTCGTCGACGACCTGGACCTCGACGGCGTCATCGCGACCAACACCACGACCGAACGGCCAGACTCCCTCCAGAGTCCCGAGAAGGCGGAGCGCGGCGGTCTCTCGGGCAAACCTATCGAGGAGCGTGCGACCGGCATGGTGCGGTTCATCGCCGAACGGACGGACGTCCCTGTCATCGGTGTCGGCGGCATTACGGACGCCGAAGGTGCCTACGCGAAGATTCGCGCCGGAGCAAGCGTCGTCCAACTCTACACCGGACTCGTCTACGAGGGGCCGGGTCTCGCCCGCGACATCAACGAAGGACTCGTGGAACTCTTGGAGCGCGACGGCTTCGACAGCGTCGACGACGCAGTCGGAGCGGACCTGTAGCTGCTGAAGATAGAGAACGGCGGAGAGAGGAGAGCCGTTTAGTTCTGAACGACGACGAGCGCGCCGTCGACTTCGAGCATCTCGCCCTCGCCCATGAACTTGCGTTCACGGTTGACCTCGAAGAGGTCCGCGTCGAGTTCGACGTCGGCGACGTGGAGGACGCCGTCCTCGATGGTGTAGTCGCCCGCCTCGATACCGGCTTCGATGTCCGGCACCTGACTGCCGAACTTCGGGCCGACCTGTGCGTAGTCGAGGTCGATGCCCGTGACGACGGACTCGATTTCCGGCTCCTCGTCGAGCGATTCGAGGCTCTCGACGTGCATCACGCGGCTGATATCGTCTTCGAGCCCCGTGATGTTGCCGTAGACCTGCACCGTGTCGACGGCGGCGTTCATCGACAGCTGGTTGTCGCTCTTGTACTTCCGGAGCGCGCCGACGACGGCCATCGCCGTCTCGCCGGCTTCGAGGTCGGCCTCCATACCGCGCGGTTCGGGCCAGTCGGCGCGGTGGACGCTCGTCTCGGCGTCGTGCATGTCCCGCCAGAGTTCCTCGGTGATGTGTGCGAGGAACGGCGCGAACAGCTTCAGGAAGGTCGCGTGGGCCGTCCGGAGCGTGTAGGCCGCCGAGTCGTCCTCGCCCTCCTGGAGTCGCTGTTTGGCAATCTCGAGATAGTCGTCACAGAACGTGTGCCAGAAGAAACTGCGGAGGCTGTCGCGGGCCTTCGAGAACTCGCGGTTCTCCAGTTTCTCCGTGACGAACTCGACTTCGGCATCGAGCTCTGCAAGCAGCCACTTGTCGATAGCCTTCAGGTCGGGCTGCTCGGGCGTCTGGTCTG includes these proteins:
- a CDS encoding quinone-dependent dihydroorotate dehydrogenase, with the protein product MSLYDLAKPALFALPPETAHLAVHRLLRAAQHTPAEGAVRRRYSVDDERLAVDRFGLSFDNPVGVAAGFDKNAEIPSVLTALGFGHVEIGAVTAERQSGNPRPRMFRLRDDEALINRMGFNNEGADRIGDRLDSEPLPDAPLGINIGKSKVTPLEEAADDYLYTYERVADAGDYFVVNVSSPNTPGLRSLQNRESLEEIFGTLQDAGASPLLVKLSPDLSGGAIEDALAVVDDLDLDGVIATNTTTERPDSLQSPEKAERGGLSGKPIEERATGMVRFIAERTDVPVIGVGGITDAEGAYAKIRAGASVVQLYTGLVYEGPGLARDINEGLVELLERDGFDSVDDAVGADL
- a CDS encoding non-histone chromosomal MC1 family protein; its protein translation is MVREDGKRNFALRDENGDEEHEYSGNTPRQAALKAARRLEPASSEDDADRIELRLREKGTDKVHIYDGWAWRSSAPDNKPDWMPETITEANVSKKGIEHLEE